A part of Antechinus flavipes isolate AdamAnt ecotype Samford, QLD, Australia chromosome 6, AdamAnt_v2, whole genome shotgun sequence genomic DNA contains:
- the LOC127540243 gene encoding mas-related G-protein coupled receptor member X4-like, with the protein MERGPPNMTVTPPEHRINDSHNSTDYNENEDPLIRLNFYDWRNLLSLFIALLGLIGNGAVLWLLGFRIRRNPFSIYILNLAVADAIFLCFSFLITIDTLFRSIFEYLTGIMLLFLRFIFYTAGLSLLAAISTERCLSVLFPIWYRCRRPKHTSAAVCAGLWALAGVFGLLSLVFGDCFYLNLFTFITIQGSWFLLVTFVMGVSSLTLLLRVQCGSQRRRLPRFYLLILLTVLVFLFCGLPWGIWAVLYFWFNIFLIPYWLCDLLACVNSSVNPLIYFFIGRLGNRKREPLRVVLQRAFGDEQELGSGTTNIPHASSPETTLGA; encoded by the coding sequence ATGGAACGCGGACCCCCCAACATGACTGTGACTCCGCCTGAACATCGGATAAATGATTCCCACAATTCAACGGACTATAATGAAAATGAGGATCCACTTATTAGACTTAACTTTTATGACTGGAGGAACCTCCTCTCTCTGTTCATTGCCCTGCTTGGGTTGATCGGGAACGGTGCCGTCCTGTGGCTCCTGGGCTTCCGCATCCGGAGGAACCCCTTCTCCATCTACATCCTCAACCTGGCGGTGGCTGACGCCATCTTCCTCTGCTTCTCCTTTCTGATCACTATAGATACACTTTTTAGATCGATTTTTGAATATTTAACAGGGATAATGCTGCTCTTCCTCAGATTTATATTCTACACTGCGGGCCTGAGCCTCCTGGCCGCGATCAGCACCGAGCGCTGTCTCTCTGTGCTCTTCCCCATCTGGTACCGATGTCGCCGCCCCAAGCACACGTCGGCCGCGGTCTGCGCCGGGCTCTGGGCTCTGGCTGGGGTGTTCGGGCTACTGTCTCTTGTTTTTGGGGACTGTTTTTATCTTAACTTGTTCACCTTCATCACCATCCAGGGTTCGTGGTTCCTCCTCGTCACGTTTGTGATGGGCGTGTCCAGCCTGACTCTGCTGCTAAGGGTCCAGTGCGGTTCCCAGCGCCGGCGGCTTCCCAGGTTCTACCTCCTGATCCTGCTCACCGTGCTTGTGTTCCTGTTCTGCGGCCTGCCCTGGGGGATCTGGGCTGTCCTATATTTCTGGTTCAACATATTCCTCATACCTTATTGGCTCTGTGACCTCCTGGCCTGTGTGAACAGCAGCGTGAACCCCCTCATTTACTTCTTCATAGGCAGACTAGGGAATAGGAAGAGGGAGCCTCTCAGGGTGGTGCTTCAGAGGGCCTTTGGGGATGAGCAGGAGTTAGGAAGTGGGACAACAAACATCCCCCACGCCAGCAGCCCGGAGACTACACTCGGAGCCTAA